One genomic segment of Panicum virgatum strain AP13 chromosome 2N, P.virgatum_v5, whole genome shotgun sequence includes these proteins:
- the LOC120659999 gene encoding GDSL esterase/lipase At5g03600-like yields MGARGLPRPALPAMPALLLLLLLCLVVAPAARAAARGHRDDDAPSCGGGGTAAPRLWVFGDSYADTGNLGDLGRELTHAWYDPYGDTFPGRPTGRFSDGRVLTDFVASAMGMPTPVAYKLRRGAAPGLLARGMNFAVGGAGVLDTGNFQRNISAQIDLFQAQRQRAPSGCGVALVVVSGNDYAYAADKDNGTSAAIAYIPTVVRQLREQLRRLRDEAGMRRVVVTSLHPLGCTPLFTRPLNYSGCDPLTNAGAAQHNAALRSVLAGLDPANRTFFLLDLSAPFAALVDAPPPGRFAEPRRPCCEALADGGYCGQQDDDGKRMYTLCADPAEHFYWDDVHPTQAAWAAVAEAFRPKIREFLST; encoded by the exons ATGGGTGCTCGTGGCCTCCCTCGCCCGGCTCTGCCTGCCATGCCGgcgctccttctcctcctcctcctct GCCTGGTggtcgcgccggcggcgcgggcggcggcgcgcgggcacaGGGACGACGACGCtcccagctgcggcggcggcggcacggcggccccGCGGCTGTGGGTGTTCGGTGACTCGTACGCGGACACGGGGAACCTCGGTGACCTCGGGCGGGAGCTGACGCACGCGTGGTACGACCCCTACGGCGACACCTTCCCCGGCCGCCCCACCGGCCGCTTCTCCGACGGCCGCGTCCTCACCGACTTCGTAG CTTCGGCCATGGGGATGCCGACGCCGGTGGCGTACAAGCTGCGCAGGGGCGCCGCGCCGGGGCTCCTCGCGCGCGGCATGAACttcgccgtcggcggcgccggcgtgctcGACACCGGCAACTTCCAGCGCAACATCAGCGCCCAGATCGACCTGTTCCAGGCGCAGCGCCAGCGCGCTCCCTCCGGCTGCGGCGTCGCGCTCGTCGTCGTCTCCGGCAACGACTACGCCTACGCCGCCGACAAGGACAACGGCACGAGC GCGGCGATCGCGTACATCCCGACGGTGGTGCGGCAGCTCCgggagcagctccggcggcTGCGCGACGAGGCCGGGATGCGCAGGGTGGTGGTCACCAGCTTGCACCCCCTCGGGTGCACGCCGCTCTTCACCCGGCCGCTCAACTACAGCGGCTGCGACCCGCTCACCAACGCCGGCGCCGCGCAGCACAACGCCGCGCTCCGCTCCGTGCTCGCCGGCCTCGACCCGGCCAACcgcaccttcttcctcctggACCTCAGCGCGCCCTTCGCCGCCCTcgtcgacgcgccgccgccagggaggTTCGCGGAGCCGAGGAGGCCGTGCTGCGAGGCCCTCGCCGACGGCGGCTACTGCGGCCAGCAGGACGACGACGGCAAGAGGATGTACACGCTGTGCGCCGACCCCGCCGAGCACTTCTACTGGGACGACGTGCACCCCACGCAGGCCGCatgggccgccgtcgccgaggcTTTCAGGCCCAAGATCCGCGAGTTCCTCTCCACCTGA